One segment of Toxotes jaculatrix isolate fToxJac2 chromosome 8, fToxJac2.pri, whole genome shotgun sequence DNA contains the following:
- the arhgef1b gene encoding rho guanine nucleotide exchange factor 1b isoform X6, with product MCTSAYNVFFPLTHGNFRTGNLIDALPVVFSELKGASSSCRMDGEDAHIGQGVFGAHCSNPAMSIIGAEDEDFENDLNDAGDDQCTLFNNIEQLKDRPTHLLVFMQHVFLQFDPAPLLCYLHADLFKTLSSKETKKQFMEFYNTFLDKGAILRVAMPPHVAYDLDRTRPDLLPEDTQKRYAQDIQNQQVAEVAKQLEDFKQKRMMGMTPNEAELIDVESHYPTDRIPMEMKEKSVAENLLDKMSETQPTIVSDEEKCQSIFSAVVFYMKHLGVKTRAVDSKKSRGGFFRRQLVKNKKDESTKPKPRGVFPGIPSWIAGSTEVKPKMEAEVEKEKVVPERKVPVPGRGSLTNPAALSLPSKNAGSSVGPTSQPGLDNTHGSDNSVNTPNIPESSHNEGLSSNLLEPPTQSDGGDVSPISLGRSLPMGEPTTPSDTPPEENIEKDSVEGPVLVPEGPGHSPTSPSPQLEEMEPRLLEFEHDPPNWRELASPETLSGLSKKEIKRQEVINELFATEHAHVRMLSVLQVVFSKPLEREELLTSTEIAAIFPSLDDIFEMHYTFYENLKKLRLDDNFIVKSISTTVLNRFGGPEGEWFQKLTARFCSHQSWALDQIKSRQRKEPRFNSFIQEAESKPQCRRLQLKDIIPIEMQRLTKYPLLLENIAKNTENPVEKERIQESAECCRKILNHVNEEVKVMENLLTLKDYQRRLDTSGLKPSNELYTEYKNIDLTQKKMLYEGPLTWKVTKEKGIEVQCVLLGDLLVLLQKQDDKMVLKCQSKSNIAVQEGKQMLSPIIKLDSVFLREVATDRKAFYVIFTWDSGAQIYELVAQSVGERKTWTDVIKAAVDDLKKSGAPMRLTLPSGGGVPPFSPSTPNAPLSPTENGGLKSSSDRDKDSLTEYKSGDFVHKLIDFLSEKGFDLIGHSNSEQEKVASDALDDVMLMKRLLVSSISLSEDSQLDEENGEEQSQRPSQEMDSCQLTEESQTTEGAAEEEKEGAGTKGEKQGSISAPVVLSQERLEELYRILHRLDERIKILQTREEVYHRVQEAISMFSLEGGSFQ from the exons GAGCCTCCTCCAGTTGCAGAATGGATGGTGAAGATGCCCACATCGGG CAGGGTGTGTTTGGGGCTCATTGCTCTAACCCAGCCATGAGCATCATCGGGGCTGAGGATGAGGATTTCGAGAATGATCTGAATGAT GCGGGGGATGACCAGTGTACGCTCTTTAACAATATAGAGCAGCTGAAGGATCGACCAACCCACCTGCTGGTCTTCATGCAACATGTGTTTCTACAGTTTGACCCTGCTCCCTTG CTGTGTTACCTCCATGCTGATCTCTTCAAGACCCTCAGTTCCAAAGAGACCAAGAAGCAATTTATGGAGTTCTACAACACCTTCTTGGACAAGGGCGCA ATTCTCAGAGTGGCAATGCCACCTCATGTAGCCTATGACTTGG ACCGAACCCGTCCAGATCTTCTCCCAGAGGACACCCAAAAGCGCTATGCTCAGGACATTCAGAACCAGCAGGTTGCTGAGGTGGCCAAACAGCTGGAAGATTTCAA GCAGAAGAGGATGATGGGTATGACCCCCAATGAGGCGGAGCTGATCGATGTGGAGAGTCACTATCCCACTGACCGCATCCCgatggagatgaaggagaagtCTGTGGCTGAGAACCTGCTGGACAAGATGTCTGAGACACA acCAACAATCGTCTCAGACGAGGAAAAATG CCAATCCATCTTTTCAGCGGTGGTCTTCTACATGAAGCACCTTGGGGTTAAAACCAGGGCAGTTGACAGTAAGAAGTCCAGAGGAGGCTTCTTCAGGAGACAACTAGTAAAG aacaagaAGGATGAATCCACAAAGCCCAAACCCAGAGGGGTGTTTCCTGGCATCCCCAGCTGGATTGCAGGCAGCA CTGAGGTCAAACCTAAAATGGAGGCTGAAG tggaaaaggagaaagtggTTCCAGAGCGCAAGGTTCCAGTTCCGGGCAGAGGCTCCTTGACCAACCCTGCAGCCCTTTCCCTCCCTAGCAAGAATGCTGGTTCCAGCGTAGGCCCCACCTCCCAACCTGGGCTAGATAACACTCATGGCTCAGACAACAGCGTCAACACCCCCAACATCCCTGAGTCTTCGCACAACGAGG GCCTCTCAAGCAATCTCTTAGAGCCTCCAACCCAGTCAGATGGGGGTGATGTGTCCCCTATTAGTTTGGGACGTTCGCTGCCCATGGGGGAGCCCACCACACCCAGTGACACTCCCCCAGAGGAGAATATAGAGaaagacag TGTTGAAGGACCAGTTTTAGTTCCCGAAGGGCCTGGCCACTCCCCAACCAGCCCCTCCCCACAGCTGGAGGAGATGGAGCCACGCTTGCTGGAATTTGAACATGACCCACCCAACTGGAGGGAGCTGGCCTCCCCTGAAACGTTGTCTGGCCTCAGTAAGAAAGAGATCAAGAGGCAGGAGGTGATCAATG agtTGTTTGCAACAGAGCATGCCCATGTGCGAATGCTGAGTGTTCTGCAGGTGGTCTTCTCAAAGCCTTTGGAGAGAGAAGAGCTCCTGACATCCACTGAGATTGCTGCCATCTTCCCCAGCTTGGACGACATCTTTGAAATGCACt ATACCTTCTACGAGAACCTGAAGAAACTGCGTTTGGATGACAACTTCATTGTCAAATCCATCAGCACCACAGTGCTTAACAGG TTTGGCGGTCCAGAGGGGGAGTGGTTCCAGAAATTGACAGCCCGGTTCTGCAGTCACCAGTCGTGGGCCTTAGACCAAATCAAGAGCAGGCAGAGGAAAGAGCCACGATTCAACTCCTTCATacag GAGGCAGAGAGTAAACCCCAGTGCCGCAGGCTGCAACTCAAGGACATCATTCCTATAGAAATGCAGAGACTGACCAAGTACCCGTTGTTGCTGGAGAACATTGCCAAGAACACAG aGAACCcggtggagaaggagaggatcCAGGAGAGTGCAGAGTGCTGCAGAAAGATCCTCAACCATGTCAATGAGGAGGTCAAAGTGATGGAGAACCTGttg ACTCTGAAGGACTACCAGCGTAGATTGGACACATCAGGGCTCAAACCCAGTAATGAGCTTTATACTGAGTATAAG AACATTGACCTGACTCAGAAGAAGATGTTGTATGAAGGTCCTCTGACCTGGAAGGTCACCAAAGAGAAAGGAATTG aGGTGCAGTGTGTGCTGCTTGGGGACCTGCTCGTGCTCCTACAGAAGCAGGATGACAAGATGGTCCTCAAATGCCAGAGCAAGAGTAACATCGCTGTGCAGGAGGGCAAGCAGATGCTGAGCCCTATTATCAAGCTAGACTCAGTCTTTCTCCGCGAAGTGGCCACAG ATCGAAAGGCCTTCTACGTGATATTTACCTGGGACAGCGGTGCTCAGATCTACGAACTGGTGGCTCAGTCTGTTGGAGAGAGGAAAAc ctgGACTGATGTGATAAAGGCAGCAGTGGATGATCTGAAGAAGAGTGGCGCACCCATGAGGTTAACGCTGCCTTCTGGAGGTGGAGTACCTCCCTTCAGTCCCTCCAC GCCGAATGCCCCTTTGAGCCCGACCGAGAATGGAGGTTTGAAAAGCAGCAGTG ATCGAGATAAGGACAGCTTGACGGAATACAAATCAGGAGACTTCGTGCACAAGCTGATTGATTTCCTGTCAGAGAAAGGCTTTGACTTGATAGGCCACTCCAACAGCGAACAGGAGAAGGTTGCCAGTGATGCTTTGGATGATG TCATGTTGATGAAAAGGCTGTTGGTCAGCAGCATCAGTCTATCAGAAGACTCACAGCTTGATGAAGAAAACGGAGAGGAGCAATCACAGAGGCCCAGTCAAGAAATGGATAGCTGTCAGTTAACAG AAGAAAGCCAGACCACAGAAGGAGCagcggaggaggagaaagaaggtgCAGGTACAAAAGGAGAGAAGCAGGGGAGCATCAGTGCGCCCGTGGTGTTGTCCCAGGAGAGGTTGGAAGAACTGTACAGGATTCTCCACAGACTGGATGAACGAATAAAGATTTTACAG ACTAGAGAAGAGGTGTACCACAGGGTCCAGGAGGCCATTTCCATGTTCTCACTGGAGGGAGGTAGCTTCCAGTAA
- the arhgef1b gene encoding rho guanine nucleotide exchange factor 1b isoform X1 gives MCTSAYNVFFPLTHGNFRTGNLIDALPVVFSELKGASSSCRMDGEDAHIGQGVFGAHCSNPAMSIIGAEDEDFENDLNDAGDDQCTLFNNIEQLKDRPTHLLVFMQHVFLQFDPAPLLCYLHADLFKTLSSKETKKQFMEFYNTFLDKGAILRVAMPPHVAYDLDRTRPDLLPEDTQKRYAQDIQNQQVAEVAKQLEDFKQKRMMGMTPNEAELIDVESHYPTDRIPMEMKEKSVAENLLDKMSETQPTIVSDEEKCQSIFSAVVFYMKHLGVKTRAVDSKKSRGGFFRRQLVKNKKDESTKPKPRGVFPGIPSWIAGSTEVKPKMEAEVEKEKVVPERKVPVPGRGSLTNPAALSLPSKNAGSSVGPTSQPGLDNTHGSDNSVNTPNIPESSHNEGLSSNLLEPPTQSDGGDVSPISLGRSLPMGEPTTPSDTPPEENIEKDRRKTSRKVARSESARVDRHSSRRRGSSRAKQSRSRSDVDLQPPCTTTTTPAPLTPQHLHPVEGPVLVPEGPGHSPTSPSPQLEEMEPRLLEFEHDPPNWRELASPETLSGLSKKEIKRQEVINELFATEHAHVRMLSVLQVVFSKPLEREELLTSTEIAAIFPSLDDIFEMHYTFYENLKKLRLDDNFIVKSISTTVLNRFGGPEGEWFQKLTARFCSHQSWALDQIKSRQRKEPRFNSFIQEAESKPQCRRLQLKDIIPIEMQRLTKYPLLLENIAKNTENPVEKERIQESAECCRKILNHVNEEVKVMENLLTLKDYQRRLDTSGLKPSNELYTEYKNIDLTQKKMLYEGPLTWKVTKEKGIEVQCVLLGDLLVLLQKQDDKMVLKCQSKSNIAVQEGKQMLSPIIKLDSVFLREVATDRKAFYVIFTWDSGAQIYELVAQSVGERKTWTDVIKAAVDDLKKSGAPMRLTLPSGGGVPPFSPSTPNAPLSPTENGGLKSSSDRDKDSLTEYKSGDFVHKLIDFLSEKGFDLIGHSNSEQEKVASDALDDVMLMKRLLVSSISLSEDSQLDEENGEEQSQRPSQEMDSCQLTEESQTTEGAAEEEKEGAGTKGEKQGSISAPVVLSQERLEELYRILHRLDERIKILQTREEVYHRVQEAISMFSLEGGSFQ, from the exons GAGCCTCCTCCAGTTGCAGAATGGATGGTGAAGATGCCCACATCGGG CAGGGTGTGTTTGGGGCTCATTGCTCTAACCCAGCCATGAGCATCATCGGGGCTGAGGATGAGGATTTCGAGAATGATCTGAATGAT GCGGGGGATGACCAGTGTACGCTCTTTAACAATATAGAGCAGCTGAAGGATCGACCAACCCACCTGCTGGTCTTCATGCAACATGTGTTTCTACAGTTTGACCCTGCTCCCTTG CTGTGTTACCTCCATGCTGATCTCTTCAAGACCCTCAGTTCCAAAGAGACCAAGAAGCAATTTATGGAGTTCTACAACACCTTCTTGGACAAGGGCGCA ATTCTCAGAGTGGCAATGCCACCTCATGTAGCCTATGACTTGG ACCGAACCCGTCCAGATCTTCTCCCAGAGGACACCCAAAAGCGCTATGCTCAGGACATTCAGAACCAGCAGGTTGCTGAGGTGGCCAAACAGCTGGAAGATTTCAA GCAGAAGAGGATGATGGGTATGACCCCCAATGAGGCGGAGCTGATCGATGTGGAGAGTCACTATCCCACTGACCGCATCCCgatggagatgaaggagaagtCTGTGGCTGAGAACCTGCTGGACAAGATGTCTGAGACACA acCAACAATCGTCTCAGACGAGGAAAAATG CCAATCCATCTTTTCAGCGGTGGTCTTCTACATGAAGCACCTTGGGGTTAAAACCAGGGCAGTTGACAGTAAGAAGTCCAGAGGAGGCTTCTTCAGGAGACAACTAGTAAAG aacaagaAGGATGAATCCACAAAGCCCAAACCCAGAGGGGTGTTTCCTGGCATCCCCAGCTGGATTGCAGGCAGCA CTGAGGTCAAACCTAAAATGGAGGCTGAAG tggaaaaggagaaagtggTTCCAGAGCGCAAGGTTCCAGTTCCGGGCAGAGGCTCCTTGACCAACCCTGCAGCCCTTTCCCTCCCTAGCAAGAATGCTGGTTCCAGCGTAGGCCCCACCTCCCAACCTGGGCTAGATAACACTCATGGCTCAGACAACAGCGTCAACACCCCCAACATCCCTGAGTCTTCGCACAACGAGG GCCTCTCAAGCAATCTCTTAGAGCCTCCAACCCAGTCAGATGGGGGTGATGTGTCCCCTATTAGTTTGGGACGTTCGCTGCCCATGGGGGAGCCCACCACACCCAGTGACACTCCCCCAGAGGAGAATATAGAGaaagacag ACGGAAGACAAG TAGGAAAGTGGCTCGTAGCGAGAGTGCTCGCGTGGATCGGCACTCTTCTCGTCGCAGAGGCTCTTCCCGGGCCAAACAGTCCCGCTCCCGTAGTGATGTGGACCTGCAGCCACCTTGTACAACGACAACAACACCTGCCCCGCTCACCCCCCAGCACCTCCATCC TGTTGAAGGACCAGTTTTAGTTCCCGAAGGGCCTGGCCACTCCCCAACCAGCCCCTCCCCACAGCTGGAGGAGATGGAGCCACGCTTGCTGGAATTTGAACATGACCCACCCAACTGGAGGGAGCTGGCCTCCCCTGAAACGTTGTCTGGCCTCAGTAAGAAAGAGATCAAGAGGCAGGAGGTGATCAATG agtTGTTTGCAACAGAGCATGCCCATGTGCGAATGCTGAGTGTTCTGCAGGTGGTCTTCTCAAAGCCTTTGGAGAGAGAAGAGCTCCTGACATCCACTGAGATTGCTGCCATCTTCCCCAGCTTGGACGACATCTTTGAAATGCACt ATACCTTCTACGAGAACCTGAAGAAACTGCGTTTGGATGACAACTTCATTGTCAAATCCATCAGCACCACAGTGCTTAACAGG TTTGGCGGTCCAGAGGGGGAGTGGTTCCAGAAATTGACAGCCCGGTTCTGCAGTCACCAGTCGTGGGCCTTAGACCAAATCAAGAGCAGGCAGAGGAAAGAGCCACGATTCAACTCCTTCATacag GAGGCAGAGAGTAAACCCCAGTGCCGCAGGCTGCAACTCAAGGACATCATTCCTATAGAAATGCAGAGACTGACCAAGTACCCGTTGTTGCTGGAGAACATTGCCAAGAACACAG aGAACCcggtggagaaggagaggatcCAGGAGAGTGCAGAGTGCTGCAGAAAGATCCTCAACCATGTCAATGAGGAGGTCAAAGTGATGGAGAACCTGttg ACTCTGAAGGACTACCAGCGTAGATTGGACACATCAGGGCTCAAACCCAGTAATGAGCTTTATACTGAGTATAAG AACATTGACCTGACTCAGAAGAAGATGTTGTATGAAGGTCCTCTGACCTGGAAGGTCACCAAAGAGAAAGGAATTG aGGTGCAGTGTGTGCTGCTTGGGGACCTGCTCGTGCTCCTACAGAAGCAGGATGACAAGATGGTCCTCAAATGCCAGAGCAAGAGTAACATCGCTGTGCAGGAGGGCAAGCAGATGCTGAGCCCTATTATCAAGCTAGACTCAGTCTTTCTCCGCGAAGTGGCCACAG ATCGAAAGGCCTTCTACGTGATATTTACCTGGGACAGCGGTGCTCAGATCTACGAACTGGTGGCTCAGTCTGTTGGAGAGAGGAAAAc ctgGACTGATGTGATAAAGGCAGCAGTGGATGATCTGAAGAAGAGTGGCGCACCCATGAGGTTAACGCTGCCTTCTGGAGGTGGAGTACCTCCCTTCAGTCCCTCCAC GCCGAATGCCCCTTTGAGCCCGACCGAGAATGGAGGTTTGAAAAGCAGCAGTG ATCGAGATAAGGACAGCTTGACGGAATACAAATCAGGAGACTTCGTGCACAAGCTGATTGATTTCCTGTCAGAGAAAGGCTTTGACTTGATAGGCCACTCCAACAGCGAACAGGAGAAGGTTGCCAGTGATGCTTTGGATGATG TCATGTTGATGAAAAGGCTGTTGGTCAGCAGCATCAGTCTATCAGAAGACTCACAGCTTGATGAAGAAAACGGAGAGGAGCAATCACAGAGGCCCAGTCAAGAAATGGATAGCTGTCAGTTAACAG AAGAAAGCCAGACCACAGAAGGAGCagcggaggaggagaaagaaggtgCAGGTACAAAAGGAGAGAAGCAGGGGAGCATCAGTGCGCCCGTGGTGTTGTCCCAGGAGAGGTTGGAAGAACTGTACAGGATTCTCCACAGACTGGATGAACGAATAAAGATTTTACAG ACTAGAGAAGAGGTGTACCACAGGGTCCAGGAGGCCATTTCCATGTTCTCACTGGAGGGAGGTAGCTTCCAGTAA
- the arhgef1b gene encoding rho guanine nucleotide exchange factor 1b isoform X7 — MSIIGAEDEDFENDLNDAGDDQCTLFNNIEQLKDRPTHLLVFMQHVFLQFDPAPLLCYLHADLFKTLSSKETKKQFMEFYNTFLDKGAILRVAMPPHVAYDLDRTRPDLLPEDTQKRYAQDIQNQQVAEVAKQLEDFKQKRMMGMTPNEAELIDVESHYPTDRIPMEMKEKSVAENLLDKMSETQPTIVSDEEKCQSIFSAVVFYMKHLGVKTRAVDSKKSRGGFFRRQLVKNKKDESTKPKPRGVFPGIPSWIAGSTEVKPKMEAEVEKEKVVPERKVPVPGRGSLTNPAALSLPSKNAGSSVGPTSQPGLDNTHGSDNSVNTPNIPESSHNEGLSSNLLEPPTQSDGGDVSPISLGRSLPMGEPTTPSDTPPEENIEKDRRKTSRKVARSESARVDRHSSRRRGSSRAKQSRSRSDVDLQPPCTTTTTPAPLTPQHLHPVEGPVLVPEGPGHSPTSPSPQLEEMEPRLLEFEHDPPNWRELASPETLSGLSKKEIKRQEVINELFATEHAHVRMLSVLQVVFSKPLEREELLTSTEIAAIFPSLDDIFEMHYTFYENLKKLRLDDNFIVKSISTTVLNRFGGPEGEWFQKLTARFCSHQSWALDQIKSRQRKEPRFNSFIQEAESKPQCRRLQLKDIIPIEMQRLTKYPLLLENIAKNTENPVEKERIQESAECCRKILNHVNEEVKVMENLLTLKDYQRRLDTSGLKPSNELYTEYKNIDLTQKKMLYEGPLTWKVTKEKGIEVQCVLLGDLLVLLQKQDDKMVLKCQSKSNIAVQEGKQMLSPIIKLDSVFLREVATDRKAFYVIFTWDSGAQIYELVAQSVGERKTWTDVIKAAVDDLKKSGAPMRLTLPSGGGVPPFSPSTPNAPLSPTENGGLKSSSDRDKDSLTEYKSGDFVHKLIDFLSEKGFDLIGHSNSEQEKVASDALDDVMLMKRLLVSSISLSEDSQLDEENGEEQSQRPSQEMDSCQLTEESQTTEGAAEEEKEGAGTKGEKQGSISAPVVLSQERLEELYRILHRLDERIKILQTREEVYHRVQEAISMFSLEGGSFQ, encoded by the exons ATGAGCATCATCGGGGCTGAGGATGAGGATTTCGAGAATGATCTGAATGAT GCGGGGGATGACCAGTGTACGCTCTTTAACAATATAGAGCAGCTGAAGGATCGACCAACCCACCTGCTGGTCTTCATGCAACATGTGTTTCTACAGTTTGACCCTGCTCCCTTG CTGTGTTACCTCCATGCTGATCTCTTCAAGACCCTCAGTTCCAAAGAGACCAAGAAGCAATTTATGGAGTTCTACAACACCTTCTTGGACAAGGGCGCA ATTCTCAGAGTGGCAATGCCACCTCATGTAGCCTATGACTTGG ACCGAACCCGTCCAGATCTTCTCCCAGAGGACACCCAAAAGCGCTATGCTCAGGACATTCAGAACCAGCAGGTTGCTGAGGTGGCCAAACAGCTGGAAGATTTCAA GCAGAAGAGGATGATGGGTATGACCCCCAATGAGGCGGAGCTGATCGATGTGGAGAGTCACTATCCCACTGACCGCATCCCgatggagatgaaggagaagtCTGTGGCTGAGAACCTGCTGGACAAGATGTCTGAGACACA acCAACAATCGTCTCAGACGAGGAAAAATG CCAATCCATCTTTTCAGCGGTGGTCTTCTACATGAAGCACCTTGGGGTTAAAACCAGGGCAGTTGACAGTAAGAAGTCCAGAGGAGGCTTCTTCAGGAGACAACTAGTAAAG aacaagaAGGATGAATCCACAAAGCCCAAACCCAGAGGGGTGTTTCCTGGCATCCCCAGCTGGATTGCAGGCAGCA CTGAGGTCAAACCTAAAATGGAGGCTGAAG tggaaaaggagaaagtggTTCCAGAGCGCAAGGTTCCAGTTCCGGGCAGAGGCTCCTTGACCAACCCTGCAGCCCTTTCCCTCCCTAGCAAGAATGCTGGTTCCAGCGTAGGCCCCACCTCCCAACCTGGGCTAGATAACACTCATGGCTCAGACAACAGCGTCAACACCCCCAACATCCCTGAGTCTTCGCACAACGAGG GCCTCTCAAGCAATCTCTTAGAGCCTCCAACCCAGTCAGATGGGGGTGATGTGTCCCCTATTAGTTTGGGACGTTCGCTGCCCATGGGGGAGCCCACCACACCCAGTGACACTCCCCCAGAGGAGAATATAGAGaaagacag ACGGAAGACAAG TAGGAAAGTGGCTCGTAGCGAGAGTGCTCGCGTGGATCGGCACTCTTCTCGTCGCAGAGGCTCTTCCCGGGCCAAACAGTCCCGCTCCCGTAGTGATGTGGACCTGCAGCCACCTTGTACAACGACAACAACACCTGCCCCGCTCACCCCCCAGCACCTCCATCC TGTTGAAGGACCAGTTTTAGTTCCCGAAGGGCCTGGCCACTCCCCAACCAGCCCCTCCCCACAGCTGGAGGAGATGGAGCCACGCTTGCTGGAATTTGAACATGACCCACCCAACTGGAGGGAGCTGGCCTCCCCTGAAACGTTGTCTGGCCTCAGTAAGAAAGAGATCAAGAGGCAGGAGGTGATCAATG agtTGTTTGCAACAGAGCATGCCCATGTGCGAATGCTGAGTGTTCTGCAGGTGGTCTTCTCAAAGCCTTTGGAGAGAGAAGAGCTCCTGACATCCACTGAGATTGCTGCCATCTTCCCCAGCTTGGACGACATCTTTGAAATGCACt ATACCTTCTACGAGAACCTGAAGAAACTGCGTTTGGATGACAACTTCATTGTCAAATCCATCAGCACCACAGTGCTTAACAGG TTTGGCGGTCCAGAGGGGGAGTGGTTCCAGAAATTGACAGCCCGGTTCTGCAGTCACCAGTCGTGGGCCTTAGACCAAATCAAGAGCAGGCAGAGGAAAGAGCCACGATTCAACTCCTTCATacag GAGGCAGAGAGTAAACCCCAGTGCCGCAGGCTGCAACTCAAGGACATCATTCCTATAGAAATGCAGAGACTGACCAAGTACCCGTTGTTGCTGGAGAACATTGCCAAGAACACAG aGAACCcggtggagaaggagaggatcCAGGAGAGTGCAGAGTGCTGCAGAAAGATCCTCAACCATGTCAATGAGGAGGTCAAAGTGATGGAGAACCTGttg ACTCTGAAGGACTACCAGCGTAGATTGGACACATCAGGGCTCAAACCCAGTAATGAGCTTTATACTGAGTATAAG AACATTGACCTGACTCAGAAGAAGATGTTGTATGAAGGTCCTCTGACCTGGAAGGTCACCAAAGAGAAAGGAATTG aGGTGCAGTGTGTGCTGCTTGGGGACCTGCTCGTGCTCCTACAGAAGCAGGATGACAAGATGGTCCTCAAATGCCAGAGCAAGAGTAACATCGCTGTGCAGGAGGGCAAGCAGATGCTGAGCCCTATTATCAAGCTAGACTCAGTCTTTCTCCGCGAAGTGGCCACAG ATCGAAAGGCCTTCTACGTGATATTTACCTGGGACAGCGGTGCTCAGATCTACGAACTGGTGGCTCAGTCTGTTGGAGAGAGGAAAAc ctgGACTGATGTGATAAAGGCAGCAGTGGATGATCTGAAGAAGAGTGGCGCACCCATGAGGTTAACGCTGCCTTCTGGAGGTGGAGTACCTCCCTTCAGTCCCTCCAC GCCGAATGCCCCTTTGAGCCCGACCGAGAATGGAGGTTTGAAAAGCAGCAGTG ATCGAGATAAGGACAGCTTGACGGAATACAAATCAGGAGACTTCGTGCACAAGCTGATTGATTTCCTGTCAGAGAAAGGCTTTGACTTGATAGGCCACTCCAACAGCGAACAGGAGAAGGTTGCCAGTGATGCTTTGGATGATG TCATGTTGATGAAAAGGCTGTTGGTCAGCAGCATCAGTCTATCAGAAGACTCACAGCTTGATGAAGAAAACGGAGAGGAGCAATCACAGAGGCCCAGTCAAGAAATGGATAGCTGTCAGTTAACAG AAGAAAGCCAGACCACAGAAGGAGCagcggaggaggagaaagaaggtgCAGGTACAAAAGGAGAGAAGCAGGGGAGCATCAGTGCGCCCGTGGTGTTGTCCCAGGAGAGGTTGGAAGAACTGTACAGGATTCTCCACAGACTGGATGAACGAATAAAGATTTTACAG ACTAGAGAAGAGGTGTACCACAGGGTCCAGGAGGCCATTTCCATGTTCTCACTGGAGGGAGGTAGCTTCCAGTAA